The proteins below are encoded in one region of Myxocyprinus asiaticus isolate MX2 ecotype Aquarium Trade chromosome 13, UBuf_Myxa_2, whole genome shotgun sequence:
- the lfng gene encoding beta-1,3-N-acetylglucosaminyltransferase lunatic fringe, which yields MAKESFINMLKTYNRKVVLSVAGATVTCVALLVVLSQHQRIQMDGMQNESEVGLRSLQSLGESEAEDGAQTGQNGKKGFSAYFSKLTRSRREADKPTESSGAATDAPAEDISADDIFIAVKTTKKFHRSRLDLLLDTWISRNRQQTYIFTDGEDEELKKKIGDHAINTNCSAAHSRQALSCKMAVEYDKFIDSGKKWFCHVDDDNYVNVRTLVKLLSNYPHTQDMYIGKPSLDRPIEATERLGDSKMRPVNFWFATGGAGFCVSRGLALKMSPWASGGHFMNTAEKIRLPDDCTIGYIIESVLGVPLTRSSLFHSHLENLQQVSKSEVHKQITLSYGMFENKRNIINMKGAFSVEEDPSRFKSVHCLLYPDTPWCPPQVA from the exons ATGGCTAAAGAGAGTTTTATAAACATGTTGAAAACATACAACAGGAAAGTTGTGCTCTCCGTCGCGGGGGCGACCGTCACCTGCGTCGCGCTGCTGGTAGTTTTGTCGCAGCATCAGCGGATTCAGATGGATGGGATGCAGAACGAGAGCGAGGTCGGCTTGCGCTCGCTCCAGAGTCTGGGGGAATCAGAGGCTGAAGATGGAGCTCAGACTGGACAGAATGGAAAGAAAGGATTCTCGGCGTATTTTTCCAAGCTGACCCGCAGCAGGAGGGAAGCAGATAAACCCACCGAGTCGTCCGGAGCGGCGACAGACGCGCCCGCTGAAGACATCAGCGCCGATGATATCTTCATCGCAGTGAAGACCACCAAGAAGTTTCACAGGTCCAGACTGGATCTGCTGCTGGACACATGGATATCCAGAAACAGGCAGCAG ACGTACATCTTCACGGACGGCGAAGATGAGGAACTGAAGAAGAAAATCG GAGATCACGCCATCAACACGAACTGCTCTGCTGCCCACAGCCGCCAGGCTCTCTCCTGCAAGATGGCTGTTGAATACGACAAATTCATTGATTCTGGCAAGAA GTGGTTCTGTCATGTCGATGATGATAACTACGTGAATGTGAGGACGCTGGTAAAGTTGCTATCCAACTACCCTCACACTCAGGACATGTACATTGGCAAACCCAGCCTGGACCGGCCTATTGAGGCAACAGAAAGACTTGGGGACAGCAAGATG AGACCTGTCAATTTCTGGTTTGCCACTGGAGGGGCAGGCTTCTGTGTCAGCCGTGGTTTGGCTTTGAAGATGAGCCCCTGGGCAAG TGGTGGCCATTTCATGAACACTGCCGAGAAGATCCGTCTTCCTGATGACTGTACCATTGGCTACATCATTGAGTCAGTTCTAGGGGTTCCTCTGACCCGAAGCAGCTTGTTTCACTCTCATTTAGAGAACCTGCAACAGGTGTCCAAATCAGAAGTACACAAACAG ATCACATTGAGTTATGGAATGTTTGAGAACAAGAGGAACATCATTAACATGAAGGGGGCTTTCTCTGTTGAGGAGGACCCATCCAG GTTTAAGTCAGTGCACTGTCTGTTGTATCCAGACACCCCGTGGTGCCCTCCTCAGGTTGCCTAG